Within Sulfurihydrogenibium subterraneum DSM 15120, the genomic segment TAAAATCGTTTATTATCAACTGTTAGATAGTATACTATACTTTTTTAAAAAGTGCAACAGGAATGTAAAAATTCCAGTCGACCTCCAATCCTGCAAAAATCCCTGGAGTTCGACAGTGATTATTTTTCAATTACTTAGATTAATTAATCTCAATTAGCTCACTCTAATTGAGACTCAAAAACTGCCAATTTCGATAGGACGACGACTGCAACTCGGTTTTTTTACTCTACCTATTTACAAAATATTGAAAAATGAAGTATGCAATGGCTATAAATATTAATGTTTTTACTATCATTCTTATGGCAAATCCTACCACCTTCATAACTACAAAAGCCACTATTAAAACAATCACCAGTTTAACCCAATCTAAGTTTTCCATTTTAAATCTCTCTTCCAATATCCTTTTTTAAATACATAATACAGTATTCCAGCTTTTATAAAAGTTTCCATAAACATTGCATAGTAGATGTATAAAACACTTCCAAACATCTTAGAAAAGATATAAGCAGGTATTATTCTAAAAAACCATAAGGAAGCTGTGTTTATTATAAGTGTTAGTTTGGTTGAGCCAGCTCCTCTTAATGCCCCGCTTAAAACAAAACCTATTGCAAGTGGAACTTGTGTAAGTCCTACAATTTTTAGATATAAAATAGCTTCTTGAATTACTTTTCCATCGTCCGTAAACACCATAGCAAAATACTGCGGAAATAAAAACATTAAAACACCCATAAAACCCATAAAAACCGATGCTATTTTTGCGGTTTGCCAGCCTAACTTTTCAGCTCCTTCGTAATTTTTTGCCCCTATACTTTGACCTACCAAAGTCATTGCTGCTATTGTAAAACCAAATCCTGGCATAAATGCCAGCCCTTCTATCCTAAGTCCTACTTGATACCCTGCCAATGTATAAGTGCCATACTCTGCAATCATTTTAACAAACAGTAAAAAAGAAAAGTAAGTTATGACCCTTTCAGCTCCTGCTGGAATACCTATACTTAAAACTCTTTTAGCGTAATCTTTTACAAACTGAGGGTATATAGAGATTACTGTCTTCTTTGATAAAAATACATAAAGATACAATACAAAGCTAATATAATAACTTATAGCTGTGGCTATTGCAGCTCCTTTTATTCCAAGTGCAGAAAAACCAAATTTACCAAATATTAAAGTATAAGCTAAAACTGTGTTTATAACGTTTGCAACAATAACTATTTTTAAAGGAGTTTTTGTGTCTCCTGATGCGTTTAAAGCTGAGTATAGAGCAAACTCTATAAAAATAACAGGAAAGGTTAAAGATATGATAGATAAGTAAGTTTCTCCCGCCTTTACAACTTCTTCAGAAGAACCCATAAATATAAAAACATACTTGGAGAAAAAAACTCCAAGTATAGTAAAAGGTATAGATATTAAAAAAGCTATAACAGAAGACGTAAAAGTGGTTTTTCCTGCTTCTTCTATCTCTTTTGCACCTACAAACCTTGATACAACCGCAGAATTACCAACAGAAAAAGAAGCCATAAATGCGTATAAAAGTCCTAAAAACTGCATAGATATACCAGCTGCAGCTATTGCAACAGGAGAGACCCTACCAAGCATAATCATGTCTACAATAACCTGAATCATATCAAAAAGATTACTAAAAGCAGCTGGGACGGCTAAGGAAAGAATCTTTTTATTTGTTTGACTTAACATTTTTTAATTGCTACCAGCGAAGCTTTATAGGCACTTTCTTGATTACAAGTTATAACTTGTTTTTCTTGATAAAATACAATGTGTAAAGATAAAAATGAGTGTAAAAGCTCATTTTTTCTCAGTAAAAAGTCTTTATTGGTTTTACTTGGAGAGCCTTCTAAAAATGTTTCAAAAATCAAA encodes:
- a CDS encoding MATE family efflux transporter, with amino-acid sequence MLSQTNKKILSLAVPAAFSNLFDMIQVIVDMIMLGRVSPVAIAAAGISMQFLGLLYAFMASFSVGNSAVVSRFVGAKEIEEAGKTTFTSSVIAFLISIPFTILGVFFSKYVFIFMGSSEEVVKAGETYLSIISLTFPVIFIEFALYSALNASGDTKTPLKIVIVANVINTVLAYTLIFGKFGFSALGIKGAAIATAISYYISFVLYLYVFLSKKTVISIYPQFVKDYAKRVLSIGIPAGAERVITYFSFLLFVKMIAEYGTYTLAGYQVGLRIEGLAFMPGFGFTIAAMTLVGQSIGAKNYEGAEKLGWQTAKIASVFMGFMGVLMFLFPQYFAMVFTDDGKVIQEAILYLKIVGLTQVPLAIGFVLSGALRGAGSTKLTLIINTASLWFFRIIPAYIFSKMFGSVLYIYYAMFMETFIKAGILYYVFKKGYWKRDLKWKT